One window of the Zea mays cultivar B73 chromosome 3, Zm-B73-REFERENCE-NAM-5.0, whole genome shotgun sequence genome contains the following:
- the LOC100276896 gene encoding uncharacterized protein LOC100276896 has protein sequence MAAASVPPTSSSGGWDFTCNLEVDYGSEENASIVYRTLAVDKELQPDKVKREMTLSGSKLAVHFAAVEARFLRASFSSFVDLMGLVTKLVEEYGVANAGHS, from the exons ATGGCTGCTGCTTCCGTTCCGCCAACATCTTCATCCGGCGGCTGGGACTTCACCTG TAACCTTGAAGTCGATTATGGGTCTGAAGAAAATGCATCCATAGTCTACAGAACGTTAGCAGTTGACAAGGAG TTGCAGCCTGACAAGGTGAAGAGGGAGATGACTCTATCAGGCAGCAAGCTGGCCGT CCACTTCGCAGCCGTGGAGGCCCGCTTCCTGCGAGCATCGTTCAGCTCATTTGTGGATCTTATGGGACTCGTGACGAAGCTCGTCGAAGAATATGGTGTGGCCAATGCAGGGCATTCTTga
- the LOC100275330 gene encoding uncharacterized protein LOC100275330: MKKKGGGGGGCLGAPMRALSRACDSACDLYVRGMSGCARGVPRGSSAGIVGRGFGGGGSGAATLRLRVSSDKADDDLVRAAAAAAAARRQRRVAAEPDTATAEARKVGSAGGGLPVRAPPARKRAAAATMGTIAEDAPCEFVGLDGGGGACAAPVPSLNPPRRGGFVAVKAGGDVFAR, translated from the coding sequence atgaagaagaagggcggcggcggcggcgggtgccTCGGCGCGCCGATGCGCGCGCTGTCGCGGGCGTGCGACTCGGCCTGCGACCTCTACGTGCGCGGCATGTCCGGGTGCGCGCGCGGCGTGCCGCGGGGGTCGTCCGCGGGCATCGTGGGGCGGGGCTTCGGCGGCGGCGGCTCCGGCGCCGCGACCCTGCGCCTCCGGGTCAGCTCGGACAAGGCCGACGACGACCTCGTCCGCGCCGCGGCAGCGGCCGCGGCCGCCAGGCGCCAGCGCCGCGTCGCGGCCGAGCCGGACACGGCGACAGCAGAGGCCCGTAAGGTGGGCAGCGCCGGCGGAGGACTGCCCGTCAGGGCGCCGCCCGCGCGGAAGAGGGCCGCTGCGGCCACCATGGGCACCATCGCCGAGGACGCGCCGTGCGAGTTCGTCGGACTGGACGGCGGCGGTGGCGCCTGCGCTGCTCCTGTCCCCTCGCTCAACCCGCCGCGCCGCGGGGGTTTCGTCGCCGTCAAGGCGGGGGGCGACGTCTTTGCGCgctga
- the LOC100194240 gene encoding uncharacterized protein isoform X1, translating into MGSRAGEPVARTNSGGGSSSKDSGSFECNICLDLAQDPVVTLCGHLFCWPCLYEWLHVHAHSQECPVCKAVVEEGKLVPLYGRGGNSTSPRARSVAGVEIPSRPTGQRPSTAPQPDHSNHYPPQNPWFMGAGAPPVAGGRWGNYTFSAAIGGLFPLLSFQVHGFPQVSAYGPAAGFPYGYGHSFHGWHGHGYGFPRQAPQGQQVDAYLKVLLLVVGVLVIASLIAF; encoded by the coding sequence ATGGGGAGCCGCGCAGGCGAGCCTGTGGCGAGGACcaacagcggcggcggcagcagcagcaaggattcGGGCAGCTTCGAGTGCAACATCTGTCTGGACCTGGCGCAGGATCCCGTGGTCACCCTCTGCGGCCACCTCTTCTGCTGGCCATGCCTCTACGAGTGGCTCCACGTGCACGCGCACTCCCAGGAGTGTCCCGTCTGCAAGGCCGTCGTCGAGGAGGGGAAGCTCGTCCCTCTCTACGGCCGTGGTGGCAACTCCACCTCACCCCGTGCAAGGTCGGTGGCCGGTGTGGAAATCCCGAGCAGGCCGACCGGGCAGCGGCCCTCCACTGCCCCGCAGCCAGACCACAGTAATCATTACCCGCCCCAGAACCCCTGGTTCATGGGCGCTGGCGCCCCCCCTGTGGCTGGTGGTCGGTGGGGGAATTACACTTTCTCGGCGGCCATTGGAGGGTTGTTCCCGTTGCTGAGCTTCCAGGTGCATGGATTCCCGCAGGTGTCTGCCTATGGGCCTGCTGCAGGGTTTCCCTATGGATACGGCCATTCTTTCCATGGGTGGCATGGACATGGCTATGGCTTCCCGCGCCAGGCACCACAAGGCCAGCAGGTTGATGCGTACTTAAAGGTGCTTCTACTGGTAGTTGGTGTGCTTGTAATTGCCAGCCTGATCGCATTTTAA
- the LOC100276217 gene encoding uncharacterized protein LOC100276217, which translates to MDMGSMGMDFVAPALEELLPDLSREEQLRLQNKSRGRDRISKPRNKHAPRPRPSPFSEWYCNFIKIPQVLHALAHYNARHPGGEFDVVKPLKQSRVGFRGQAWFHVNFWARPSSSSSNNNKTIKRFFAEVHYKPTPISSPSSSSSSLAITAVPIVEICIIIEEPLSQYRRSCAFCPSYRDILHPKGCRKFVCGNDKDRFEQRLDPCCCTGMGIGKMPFTARPDMSAFLNISPK; encoded by the exons ATGGATATGGGATCGATGGGAATGGATTTCGTGGCGCCGGCGTTGGAGGAGCTGCTGCCGGATCTTTCCCGCGAGGAGCAGCTACGGTTGCAAAACAAATCCCGCGGGCGTGACCGCATCTCGAAGCCACGTAACAAGCACGCTCCTCGTCCCCGTCCGTCGCCGTTCTCGGAATGGTAC TGCAACTTCATCAAAATTCCCCAGGTCCTCCACGCTCTCGCCCACTACAATGCCAGGCACCCT GGTGGCGAGTTCGATGTTGTGAAGCCCCTGAAGCAGAGCCGCGTGGGATTCCGGGGCCAGGCATGGTTCCATGTCAACTTCTGGgctcgccccagcagcagcagcagcaacaataacaagacaatcaaGCGCTTCTTTGCTGAGGTGCACTACAAGCCAACCCCGATCAGCAGCCCCTCCTCGTCTTCGTCATCACTTGCAATAACTGCAGTTCCTATAGTTGAAATATGCATCATTATCG AAGAACCTCTATCCCAATATAGGCGTAGCTGTGCCTTTTGTCCCAGCTACCGAGACATTTTACACCCTAAGGGCTGCCGTAAGTTCGTCTGTGGAAACGACAAGGACCGGTTTGAACAGCGActggacccttgctgctgcactgGTATGGGGATTGGGAAGATGCCATTCACTGCCCGCCCAGACATGTCTGCTTTTCTCAACATCAGTCCTAagtag
- the LOC100194240 gene encoding uncharacterized protein LOC100194240 — protein sequence MSGGNAWSPLPSHGFESDSGGMGSRAGEPVARTNSGGGSSSKDSGSFECNICLDLAQDPVVTLCGHLFCWPCLYEWLHVHAHSQECPVCKAVVEEGKLVPLYGRGGNSTSPRARSVAGVEIPSRPTGQRPSTAPQPDHSNHYPPQNPWFMGAGAPPVAGGRWGNYTFSAAIGGLFPLLSFQVHGFPQVSAYGPAAGFPYGYGHSFHGWHGHGYGFPRQAPQGQQVDAYLKVLLLVVGVLVIASLIAF from the exons ATGTCTGGTGGTAACGCGTGGTCGCCGCTCCCTTCGCACGGATTTGA ATCCGACTCCGGCGGCATGGGGAGCCGCGCAGGCGAGCCTGTGGCGAGGACcaacagcggcggcggcagcagcagcaaggattcGGGCAGCTTCGAGTGCAACATCTGTCTGGACCTGGCGCAGGATCCCGTGGTCACCCTCTGCGGCCACCTCTTCTGCTGGCCATGCCTCTACGAGTGGCTCCACGTGCACGCGCACTCCCAGGAGTGTCCCGTCTGCAAGGCCGTCGTCGAGGAGGGGAAGCTCGTCCCTCTCTACGGCCGTGGTGGCAACTCCACCTCACCCCGTGCAAGGTCGGTGGCCGGTGTGGAAATCCCGAGCAGGCCGACCGGGCAGCGGCCCTCCACTGCCCCGCAGCCAGACCACAGTAATCATTACCCGCCCCAGAACCCCTGGTTCATGGGCGCTGGCGCCCCCCCTGTGGCTGGTGGTCGGTGGGGGAATTACACTTTCTCGGCGGCCATTGGAGGGTTGTTCCCGTTGCTGAGCTTCCAGGTGCATGGATTCCCGCAGGTGTCTGCCTATGGGCCTGCTGCAGGGTTTCCCTATGGATACGGCCATTCTTTCCATGGGTGGCATGGACATGGCTATGGCTTCCCGCGCCAGGCACCACAAGGCCAGCAGGTTGATGCGTACTTAAAGGTGCTTCTACTGGTAGTTGGTGTGCTTGTAATTGCCAGCCTGATCGCATTTTAA